One Aneurinibacillus migulanus genomic region harbors:
- a CDS encoding spore morphogenesis/germination protein YwcE, whose amino-acid sequence MDLLIINLVFASVAPLLFWRFGQKALAILQVPFVVVMWALLPEMIPLSSPKADSTFLWWALFYFNMAFAYLALGIGLFRWANRFWREAEEKEKGIM is encoded by the coding sequence ATGGACTTACTGATTATCAACCTTGTATTCGCAAGTGTGGCACCACTTTTATTCTGGCGCTTTGGCCAGAAAGCACTAGCGATTCTGCAAGTGCCGTTCGTTGTCGTGATGTGGGCTCTACTGCCAGAGATGATTCCGTTAAGCTCTCCAAAAGCGGACTCTACCTTCCTATGGTGGGCTTTGTTTTACTTCAATATGGCCTTTGCATATCTTGCTTTGGGCATAGGGCTGTTCCGCTGGGCAAACCGTTTCTGGAGGGAGGCAGAAGAGAAAGAAAAGGGCATCATGTAA